In Leucoraja erinacea ecotype New England chromosome 12, Leri_hhj_1, whole genome shotgun sequence, one DNA window encodes the following:
- the LOC129702303 gene encoding high mobility group protein B3-like, whose protein sequence is MAKRDPKKPRGKMSSYAYFVQTCREEHKKKSPDIPVNFSDFSKRCSERWKTMSSKEKGKFEDLAKVDKARYDREMKNYTPAKGSKKKKDPNAPKRPPSGFFLFCSEHRPKIKAVSPGLSIGDVAKKLGELWNACSDEEKKPFNSKAYKLKEKYDKDVADYRAKGKVDSAKKPPAKKEAYCDDDDEDDDEEDEEEEDDEEDDD, encoded by the exons ATGGCAAAACGTGATCCCAAGAAGCCAAGAGGCAAGATGTCCTCCTATGCctatttcgttcagacttgccgTGAAGAACACAAGAAGAAAAGTCCTGATATTCCAGTTAACTTCTCAGATTTCTCAAAAAGATGCTCTGAAAGATGGAAG ACCATGTCCAGTAAAGAGAAGGGCAAATTTGAAGATTTGGCTAAAGTAGATAAGGCACGTTATGATCGAGAAATGAAAAATTACACGCCAGCCAAAGGTAGTAAGAAGAAGAAAGACCCCAATGCACCCAAAAGGCCTCC gTCTGGATTCTTCTTGTTTTGCTCGGAACATCGACCAAAAATCAAGGCTGTGAGTCCTGGCTTGTCTATTGGTGATGTAGCAAAGAAGcttggtgaactgtggaatgcaTGCAGTGATGAGGAGAAGAAGCCATTCAATAGCAAGGCTTATAAGCTGAAAGAAAAATATGATAAG gacgTTGCGGATTATCGTGCCAAAGGCAAAGTGGATAGCGCAAAGAAACCCCCAGCCAAGAAGGAGGCATattgtgatgatgatgatgaagatgatgatgagGAGGACGAAGAGGAGGAGGACGATGAAGAGGATGatgattaa